A single region of the Acetivibrio cellulolyticus CD2 genome encodes:
- the yyaC gene encoding spore protease YyaC: MSKVKKVYVNTNEKMCQFKLNQEAYNLIDGINKPYKRIAVVCIGTDRSTGDSFGPLVGFMLSKYKMYDFDVYGTIEEPVHAMNLAETIGKIDLPNTLVIAVDASVGNLEHIGHIGLSDGSIKPGSGVGKDLPAVGDVSFSGVVTLGGIMPQVMLQNTSLGLVYKMADIAAKSIKHVLYKQQLEPQKSKKIGEFATA, encoded by the coding sequence ATGTCAAAAGTAAAGAAAGTCTATGTTAATACTAATGAGAAGATGTGCCAATTCAAATTAAATCAGGAAGCTTACAATCTAATTGATGGAATCAATAAGCCGTACAAAAGAATTGCAGTTGTTTGCATCGGGACAGACCGCTCAACAGGAGATAGTTTTGGGCCTTTAGTTGGATTTATGTTGTCTAAGTACAAAATGTACGATTTTGATGTGTATGGTACTATTGAAGAGCCCGTACATGCTATGAATCTGGCTGAAACAATTGGCAAAATCGATCTTCCAAATACTCTTGTCATTGCTGTTGACGCATCTGTAGGAAATCTAGAACATATCGGACATATCGGATTGAGCGATGGATCAATCAAACCTGGAAGTGGAGTAGGTAAGGATTTGCCTGCGGTTGGAGATGTTTCTTTTTCAGGTGTTGTGACATTAGGAGGTATTATGCCTCAGGTTATGCTTCAAAATACAAGTCTCGGATTAGTGTACAAAATGGCTGATATCGCAGCTAAGTCAATTAAGCATGTCCTATATAAGCAACAGTTGGAACCGCAAAAGAGCAAAAAAATAGGCGAGTTTGCAACAGCGTAA
- a CDS encoding tRNA dihydrouridine synthase, with protein MNLFLAPIQGMTIAGYRNAFARHFGNIDAYYTPFISSSEVDKVNNLLLKDILPEYNDPAVKLVPQLLGNDGAQFKAFACAISDIGYHEINWNIGCPYPTVTKKKKGSGILQHPDMIKKVLDTACSDSSYTVTVKMRLGWDKLEEGMRVMDVLNDYPLGGVIIHARTGIQMYEGHVDLEEFETLAASCKHEVTYNGDIFTHDDFLRISSRLPFIKNFMLGRGALSDPFLPTVIKGQTVSDANKISIVREFHNEIFNYYKCKLSGDKHLCDKMKEFWYYMHVHLDKDGKYMKKIKKCHRTSEYLELVNQIFHSNS; from the coding sequence ATGAATCTTTTTTTAGCCCCAATACAAGGAATGACAATAGCAGGATACAGGAACGCATTTGCAAGACATTTTGGAAATATTGATGCCTATTATACCCCGTTTATTTCTTCTTCGGAAGTTGATAAAGTCAATAACTTGCTGTTAAAAGACATTCTTCCCGAGTACAATGACCCGGCAGTTAAGCTTGTTCCTCAGCTTCTTGGCAATGATGGAGCTCAATTTAAAGCTTTTGCCTGTGCAATTTCGGACATAGGTTACCATGAAATCAACTGGAACATTGGCTGCCCTTATCCTACAGTAACGAAAAAGAAAAAGGGCTCAGGAATACTGCAACATCCGGACATGATAAAAAAGGTTCTTGATACAGCTTGTTCAGACAGCTCTTATACGGTAACCGTCAAGATGAGGCTTGGCTGGGATAAGCTAGAAGAAGGAATGCGTGTGATGGACGTGCTAAACGACTATCCATTGGGCGGCGTAATAATACATGCCCGTACGGGAATACAGATGTATGAAGGGCATGTAGACTTAGAGGAATTTGAAACGCTTGCTGCCTCCTGCAAACACGAAGTAACCTATAATGGTGATATATTTACTCATGATGATTTTCTGCGCATTAGCTCGCGCCTACCTTTTATAAAGAACTTTATGCTGGGAAGAGGAGCCCTGAGTGATCCGTTTCTTCCAACTGTTATCAAAGGACAAACGGTTTCGGATGCCAATAAGATCAGCATAGTAAGGGAGTTTCACAACGAGATTTTTAACTATTACAAGTGCAAACTTTCAGGAGATAAACATTTATGTGATAAAATGAAGGAGTTCTGGTATTACATGCACGTACATTTGGACAAGGACGGCAAGTACATGAAAAAAATTAAAAAATGCCATAGGACTTCTGAGTATTTGGAATTGGTAAATCAGATCTTTCATTCTAATTCTTAA
- a CDS encoding ABC transporter ATP-binding protein yields the protein MLKNNLVKISIINVAKKNIKICALLIFVVCGVIITSLLPPQILKQVIDRNLVPKSSDGLMSAAAFYMGVLFLIGIFDFLKEAVLTILGQKITTEIRTEMMRKLEKINALFFSYNESGAVVSGFINDVDAINSLFTSGIIGMIIDCFKIIGIIFSIWMFSAKLGIVTLILLPIIYGITRLFQRKMLKAQIENRILVGKVNNHISESLRNVRMIKSYSKESYMEKNYTDYLMDNYKTMEKVNFYDSSFSPIIQITRAVVISIIVILSSEKLNYFGISLGMVAASIDLISNLFTPIENLGMELQSIQQSVAGMHRVNDFYSEPEDDSKSNGLKAEEIIQERDNIRLSFNDITFNYEEGSDILQNVNLSINPKEKVTFVGRTGVGKSTLFKLVMGLLKPTKGNITINGIDVYSIPNSEKRKIFGYVDQNFHLIRGTVAEQISLKDENITRKQIENALEFVGMTEYVAALENGYDTEVKNDALFSQGQKQLLAIARAIATNPPILLLDEITANLDSITEDKVLSVLQKASSTHTVLAISHRLSSMIASDIVVILEDGKVKNAGSPEMLLQNDEWYRSHITLEKLTWS from the coding sequence ATGCTGAAAAATAATTTAGTGAAGATATCTATTATAAATGTGGCAAAGAAAAACATAAAAATCTGTGCATTGCTGATTTTTGTTGTTTGTGGGGTTATTATTACCAGTTTGCTTCCTCCTCAAATATTGAAACAGGTTATTGACCGCAATCTTGTACCCAAAAGCAGTGATGGGCTGATGAGTGCTGCGGCTTTTTATATGGGCGTTTTATTTCTTATAGGTATTTTTGATTTTTTGAAAGAAGCTGTATTGACGATTTTAGGTCAAAAAATTACAACGGAAATTCGTACTGAAATGATGAGAAAACTTGAAAAAATAAATGCGTTGTTCTTTTCTTACAATGAATCCGGAGCAGTGGTATCTGGATTTATAAATGATGTTGATGCAATCAACTCACTTTTTACTAGCGGTATTATAGGCATGATTATTGATTGTTTCAAGATCATTGGAATTATATTTTCTATTTGGATGTTCAGTGCAAAGCTCGGAATTGTTACTCTGATTTTACTTCCTATAATTTATGGGATTACAAGGCTTTTTCAAAGGAAAATGCTGAAGGCACAAATTGAAAACCGGATTTTGGTTGGCAAGGTAAATAATCATATATCGGAAAGCTTAAGAAATGTTCGGATGATTAAATCCTATAGCAAGGAAAGCTACATGGAAAAGAACTACACGGACTATTTGATGGATAACTATAAAACCATGGAGAAAGTGAACTTCTATGATTCATCCTTTTCTCCGATCATCCAGATTACCCGTGCTGTTGTTATTAGCATAATTGTAATATTATCATCCGAAAAGTTAAACTATTTTGGTATTTCGTTAGGTATGGTTGCCGCATCTATAGACTTGATTTCCAACCTGTTTACACCGATTGAAAATCTGGGTATGGAACTTCAAAGCATTCAACAGTCGGTAGCAGGCATGCATAGGGTAAACGATTTTTACAGTGAGCCGGAGGATGACAGCAAGAGTAATGGGCTGAAAGCGGAGGAAATTATTCAGGAACGAGATAATATAAGGCTTTCGTTTAATGACATAACCTTTAATTACGAGGAAGGGTCGGATATCTTACAAAACGTTAACCTTTCAATAAACCCAAAAGAGAAAGTTACATTTGTGGGGAGAACGGGAGTAGGCAAATCTACGCTATTTAAATTGGTTATGGGCTTACTGAAACCAACTAAAGGTAATATTACAATAAACGGAATTGACGTTTATAGTATACCGAACAGTGAAAAACGTAAGATATTTGGTTATGTAGATCAAAACTTCCATTTGATAAGAGGAACTGTAGCAGAACAAATAAGTCTGAAAGATGAGAACATTACAAGAAAGCAGATTGAAAATGCTCTGGAGTTTGTGGGAATGACAGAATATGTGGCAGCGTTGGAAAATGGATATGACACTGAGGTGAAAAATGATGCTCTTTTTTCGCAGGGTCAAAAACAACTGCTTGCCATTGCCAGAGCTATTGCTACAAATCCTCCTATTCTACTGCTTGATGAAATAACAGCAAATTTAGACTCTATTACGGAAGATAAAGTCCTGTCTGTATTGCAAAAGGCAAGCAGCACTCATACTGTATTAGCCATATCTCATAGGTTATCTTCGATGATTGCCAGTGATATTGTGGTCATTTTGGAAGATGGTAAGGTTAAAAATGCAGGTTCACCGGAAATGCTTCTACAGAATGATGAATGGTATCGCAGCCACATTACGCTGGAAAAATTGACATGGAGTTGA
- a CDS encoding carbohydrate-binding domain-containing protein, giving the protein MNKKSLCLKICALLLCAGLLVSCDGKPISSANATSPDATSTTGSTDSTGVTSKPVTVDMVEYDDDDYYSSWEAQNPNYIKLNGDSASLTGSGAQIDGSTINITAAGTYVISGKLDNGQIVINSEEKGAVKLVLNGMEINCTDNAPIYVKNAEKTILMLQDGTQNLLTDGANYSLADAESDEPSAAIFSKDDLTINGTGTLTVKANYKDGISCKDDLKITGGNINVTSVDDGLVGRDMVAVKDGNITVQAGGDGLKSTNDTDADKGFVAVEKGTFDIVAGADGIQAETSALIVDGDFKITTNGGSGNSVAKTGDKMGGPWGKQERSTTAVSDNTESQSAKGIKVASDITIEGGKFSIDSSDDAIHSGVSANIASADIEISAGDDGIHADSSIEIKSGKIDIAKSYEGIESTLVTIQDGNINIVASDDGINIAGGNDGSSMDGRPDQENMSSSGNYKLTINGGYVSVDAGGDGLDSNGSIYMTAGTVIVNGPTNDGNGALDYNGVFDITGGTMIAAGSSGMAQAPSDSSTQYSVAMTYSTAQQAGTLFNIQDSNGNTIVIFTPKKQYQSVIISSPELKKDTAYSIYTGGTSTGNAVDGLYTGGSYSGTKVVDFTISKITTWMSESGETTGGNGMGGPGGGHGGGPGGGPGGRRGGLQ; this is encoded by the coding sequence ATGAATAAGAAATCCCTATGTTTAAAAATATGTGCGTTGCTTTTGTGTGCAGGTTTGTTGGTATCCTGCGATGGAAAACCCATATCTTCGGCAAATGCAACTTCCCCGGATGCAACTAGTACAACCGGTAGTACAGATAGTACTGGTGTAACTTCAAAACCTGTTACGGTTGATATGGTTGAATACGATGATGATGATTACTATAGCAGCTGGGAAGCACAAAATCCCAATTATATTAAACTTAACGGAGATAGCGCCAGCTTAACTGGTTCAGGTGCACAGATTGATGGAAGTACGATTAATATAACAGCAGCAGGTACCTATGTTATCAGCGGAAAATTAGATAATGGTCAGATTGTCATTAATTCTGAGGAAAAGGGTGCCGTCAAACTGGTTTTAAACGGAATGGAAATAAACTGTACCGACAATGCACCGATTTATGTAAAAAATGCAGAGAAAACTATTTTGATGCTGCAAGATGGAACGCAGAACCTTTTAACAGATGGAGCGAACTATTCTTTAGCTGATGCTGAAAGTGATGAGCCAAGTGCAGCAATCTTCAGTAAAGATGACCTTACTATAAATGGAACAGGAACTCTTACTGTTAAAGCAAATTATAAAGACGGAATTTCATGTAAAGATGATTTGAAAATTACCGGTGGCAATATTAATGTTACTAGTGTTGATGATGGTTTAGTAGGACGTGATATGGTAGCAGTTAAAGATGGAAATATAACTGTTCAAGCTGGTGGAGACGGTTTAAAATCGACAAATGATACAGATGCTGATAAAGGCTTTGTAGCTGTAGAGAAAGGAACATTTGATATAGTTGCCGGTGCAGACGGAATTCAGGCTGAAACATCCGCATTGATTGTTGATGGAGATTTCAAAATTACAACCAATGGAGGAAGTGGAAACAGTGTTGCTAAAACCGGTGATAAAATGGGAGGTCCATGGGGAAAACAGGAGCGAAGTACGACAGCTGTCAGTGATAATACAGAATCTCAAAGTGCAAAAGGAATTAAAGTAGCTTCAGATATTACAATAGAGGGAGGAAAGTTTTCAATAGATTCTTCAGATGATGCGATACACAGTGGTGTAAGTGCTAATATTGCAAGTGCGGATATTGAGATTAGCGCAGGTGATGATGGAATTCATGCGGATTCCTCTATTGAAATAAAAAGTGGAAAAATAGATATTGCAAAAAGTTATGAAGGAATAGAGAGCACGCTGGTAACAATCCAAGATGGTAATATTAATATAGTGGCAAGTGATGATGGAATTAATATTGCCGGGGGCAACGACGGGTCATCAATGGATGGACGCCCTGATCAGGAGAATATGAGCTCTTCAGGAAACTATAAGTTAACTATAAATGGAGGATATGTGTCAGTAGATGCAGGAGGAGATGGGCTTGATTCAAACGGTTCAATTTATATGACAGCCGGTACAGTAATTGTGAACGGACCGACGAATGATGGAAACGGTGCATTAGATTACAATGGAGTATTTGACATCACTGGTGGAACAATGATTGCTGCTGGAAGTTCAGGAATGGCACAAGCGCCTTCTGATTCATCAACACAGTATTCTGTTGCAATGACTTATTCAACCGCACAGCAGGCAGGTACATTATTTAACATTCAAGACAGTAATGGCAATACAATTGTGATTTTTACTCCCAAAAAGCAATATCAATCCGTCATTATTAGTTCACCTGAGCTCAAAAAGGATACAGCTTACTCAATATACACAGGTGGAACTTCAACAGGGAATGCAGTAGATGGGCTATATACAGGCGGATCGTATAGTGGAACAAAGGTAGTTGACTTTACTATCTCCAAGATTACAACATGGATGTCTGAATCTGGTGAAACAACAGGTGGCAACGGAATGGGAGGACCAGGTGGTGGACATGGAGGTGGTCCTGGAGGTGGCCCTGGCGGAAGACGTGGAGGTCTACAGTAA
- a CDS encoding phosphodiester glycosidase family protein: MKKIKTKPVKILVATLIIAITTGGYLAADRFLIEHVEVDNVPNLTNISNAQSLNDDSTSNDKSTSESADNNSDSTTSDDWNYKSNDVSLSVKEVSTGSGNNKVTYFVADIQLSNATELKSAFAKNKFGRNIIQDTSIIAENNGAVFAVNGDYYGFRTDGIVIRNGVIYRDEPARTGLAFYKDGSMKIYDETKTSAQELLDAGVWNTLSFGPALLIDSMMPSDISETEVDTNFGNHSIQGANPRTGIGIIDENHFVVVVVDGRSKGYSKGVTLTEFSQIFKDLGCTDAYNLDGGGSSTMYFNGRVVNNPQGKNRERGVSDILYIAG, encoded by the coding sequence ATGAAAAAAATAAAAACAAAACCAGTGAAAATTTTAGTAGCTACTTTGATTATAGCAATAACTACCGGTGGATACCTTGCTGCAGATAGGTTTCTGATAGAGCATGTTGAAGTTGATAATGTACCAAATTTGACCAATATATCAAATGCCCAGAGCTTAAATGATGATTCAACATCAAATGATAAATCAACTTCAGAGAGCGCTGACAATAATTCTGACTCTACTACATCGGATGATTGGAACTATAAAAGCAATGATGTTTCTCTCTCAGTTAAGGAGGTTTCCACCGGCAGCGGCAATAACAAGGTAACATATTTTGTTGCGGACATTCAATTGTCGAATGCTACCGAGTTAAAGAGCGCATTTGCTAAAAATAAATTTGGAAGAAATATAATTCAAGACACTTCGATTATTGCTGAAAATAATGGTGCAGTTTTTGCAGTAAATGGCGATTATTACGGTTTTCGAACCGATGGTATTGTAATCCGTAACGGTGTTATTTACCGTGATGAACCGGCTCGTACAGGTCTTGCATTTTATAAGGATGGCTCTATGAAGATTTACGATGAGACAAAAACGAGTGCACAAGAACTATTAGATGCAGGGGTTTGGAATACACTGTCTTTTGGGCCGGCATTGCTTATAGATTCCATGATGCCTTCCGATATTTCAGAAACTGAAGTTGATACAAACTTTGGGAATCACTCCATTCAGGGTGCTAATCCAAGAACTGGGATAGGAATTATCGATGAAAATCACTTTGTAGTTGTAGTAGTTGATGGACGTAGCAAAGGTTACAGTAAAGGAGTCACCCTGACGGAGTTTTCACAAATATTCAAAGATCTGGGATGCACAGACGCATATAACCTTGATGGGGGCGGTTCATCCACAATGTATTTCAACGGTCGTGTGGTTAATAACCCTCAAGGTAAGAATCGTGAGCGTGGTGTAAGTGATATTTTATATATAGCAGGTTAA
- a CDS encoding ABC transporter ATP-binding protein: MSKLKIEPMKQPDRIINYWKKEKFVVFCIFIFGLTFNSAIVLGPIYQGKLIDSIVAGSSLSSLVRLAVTFVVLIGIIQILRYLKRFYIRRFANNTSATMRLMIYNNIMYKSAPELDDENMGNLMSRAISDVDLCVEGMRKFTTEIFDTGVLMASYLISMLVYDVKVTVISSLFIPIAMILAEKLKSFIYKYSADFREKSGYVTGITYELIENAMLYRANGIEAKNRENYSVELEELQDRGIKANILENSMQPIYNVIAMLGVIVVIYLGGTKVIGSEWTVGVFVAYITMFAAMANKASKAAKLFNLVQKSQVSWKRIKPYLTEYKSKGTSLNIDMVNTSLQVKDLSFCYPTGNEKIIEDINFEAKQGDIIGVTGSIASGKSTLGLALLGLYPYMGSIKIDGRELKDYSEFERSQMISYLGHKPELLSDTIYNNITLGKDQDITAVLADVCFDTDIAAMPDGQKTLVGNAGVRLSGGQQARIALARTLINKSKIIIMDDPFSAVDMKTEEKIIENLRKRYQSSIIIIISHRLAIFNKVNKIVLLKSDKSADYGTHNELMKSSGLYAEIFNLQCSECDDNAEK, encoded by the coding sequence ATGTCAAAGCTAAAAATTGAACCAATGAAACAACCTGATAGAATTATTAACTATTGGAAAAAAGAGAAATTTGTTGTGTTCTGCATTTTTATTTTTGGGCTGACATTTAATAGTGCAATTGTCTTAGGCCCCATTTATCAAGGCAAACTCATAGATTCCATTGTTGCCGGGAGCAGTCTATCCTCTTTAGTGAGACTTGCAGTTACTTTTGTTGTATTAATCGGAATTATTCAGATTTTGAGGTATTTAAAGCGCTTTTATATAAGGCGTTTTGCCAACAACACCAGTGCTACCATGAGGTTGATGATTTACAACAATATAATGTACAAGAGTGCACCGGAATTAGATGATGAAAATATGGGAAACCTAATGTCAAGAGCTATCTCGGATGTGGATTTATGCGTTGAAGGTATGCGAAAATTTACAACTGAAATCTTTGATACAGGTGTTTTGATGGCATCTTATCTTATATCAATGCTTGTTTATGATGTTAAGGTAACTGTAATTTCCAGTCTCTTTATTCCGATTGCAATGATTCTTGCAGAAAAACTGAAGAGCTTTATTTATAAATATTCTGCCGATTTTCGTGAAAAAAGCGGCTACGTAACCGGAATTACTTATGAATTGATTGAAAATGCAATGCTTTATCGTGCCAATGGCATTGAGGCTAAAAACAGAGAGAATTACAGTGTTGAACTTGAGGAGTTGCAAGATAGGGGAATTAAAGCAAATATTTTGGAAAATTCCATGCAGCCTATTTATAATGTAATTGCAATGCTTGGAGTTATTGTAGTGATTTACCTTGGGGGAACAAAGGTGATTGGCAGTGAATGGACTGTCGGGGTATTTGTGGCCTATATAACCATGTTTGCAGCAATGGCAAATAAGGCAAGTAAGGCTGCAAAACTATTCAATTTAGTACAAAAATCCCAGGTATCGTGGAAACGAATTAAGCCTTATCTTACTGAATACAAGAGTAAAGGGACATCCTTAAATATAGATATGGTAAATACAAGTCTGCAAGTTAAAGATCTTAGCTTTTGCTATCCAACCGGTAACGAAAAAATTATAGAAGATATCAATTTTGAAGCAAAACAGGGAGACATTATAGGTGTAACCGGTTCTATTGCTTCAGGTAAATCTACCCTTGGCTTAGCTTTGCTTGGATTATATCCTTACATGGGCAGTATAAAAATAGATGGCAGGGAGCTTAAAGATTACTCGGAATTTGAGAGAAGTCAGATGATATCCTATTTGGGGCATAAACCGGAGCTTCTTTCAGATACCATTTATAATAACATAACATTAGGAAAGGATCAGGACATAACTGCAGTGCTTGCGGATGTATGTTTTGATACTGATATTGCGGCTATGCCTGACGGACAGAAAACACTGGTTGGTAACGCAGGTGTTCGCTTAAGCGGCGGCCAGCAGGCAAGAATTGCACTTGCGAGGACTTTGATAAATAAAAGCAAAATTATAATTATGGATGATCCGTTTTCAGCAGTAGACATGAAAACTGAGGAAAAAATAATAGAAAACCTAAGAAAACGGTATCAGAGTAGCATCATTATAATAATTTCACATCGTTTGGCTATATTTAATAAGGTTAACAAGATTGTACTGCTAAAAAGTGATAAAAGTGCTGATTACGGGACACATAACGAGTTAATGAAAAGTTCCGGGCTTTATGCTGAAATATTTAACCTGCAATGTTCGGAGTGTGATGATAATGCTGAAAAATAA
- a CDS encoding P-II family nitrogen regulator, translated as MKKIEAFIRPEKLQDIQEALCLTNINGLSISEIMGCGNQKGWKEFIRGSEVDFKFLPKVKLEIVVQDEQVETVINKICKVAQTGEVGDGKIFIIDVQDAVRIRTGERGNSALK; from the coding sequence ATGAAAAAAATAGAAGCTTTTATAAGACCTGAAAAACTTCAAGATATTCAAGAAGCCCTCTGTTTAACGAATATTAATGGTTTAAGCATCAGCGAAATCATGGGATGCGGAAATCAAAAGGGCTGGAAGGAATTTATAAGGGGATCTGAAGTAGATTTTAAGTTTCTACCCAAAGTAAAGTTGGAGATTGTTGTTCAGGACGAACAGGTAGAAACAGTTATTAATAAAATTTGCAAAGTTGCTCAAACAGGCGAAGTCGGCGACGGAAAAATATTTATCATTGACGTTCAGGATGCTGTTCGGATTCGTACGGGTGAAAGGGGTAATTCCGCACTGAAGTAA
- a CDS encoding bifunctional glycosyltransferase family 2/GtrA family protein, which produces MRILIPAYEPGEKLIQLIKDIQKNCRMEILIIDDGSGKVYSSIFKQAEILGATVLYHPKNLGKGKALKTGFQYLMNIGETEGVVCADCDGQHAVEDICKVAKETQLNDNAAVLGVRQFTGKVPLRSRLGNSVTRAVFSLCAGYQIYDTQTGLRGYPAAMLPWLCQIEGSRFEYEINILLKLKPSGYSVREIFIETIYEKGNKSSHFRPLVDSYRVYLPFVKYTASSLLAALLDFGLLLLFKSLFGQLWLAVLLSRGMSSVFNYSCNKNFVFDGKHKSSESAPKYFILVFVNMILNYILLSTILFSGVSLAFAKIVTEMILFSFSYVMQKKVVFAH; this is translated from the coding sequence ATGAGGATTTTAATTCCTGCATATGAACCTGGAGAAAAATTAATTCAATTGATTAAGGATATACAAAAGAACTGCAGAATGGAAATACTAATTATTGATGACGGAAGCGGGAAGGTCTACTCATCTATATTTAAACAAGCGGAGATTTTAGGAGCTACAGTGCTCTATCATCCCAAGAATTTAGGGAAGGGAAAGGCTTTAAAGACTGGCTTCCAGTATCTTATGAATATAGGTGAAACTGAAGGAGTTGTATGTGCTGATTGTGACGGTCAGCACGCAGTAGAAGATATATGTAAAGTGGCTAAAGAGACCCAGCTGAATGATAATGCTGCTGTTTTAGGCGTAAGGCAGTTTACGGGTAAGGTTCCGCTAAGAAGCAGATTAGGGAATTCTGTCACTAGAGCAGTATTTTCACTTTGTGCAGGTTATCAAATTTATGATACTCAAACTGGACTTAGAGGCTATCCGGCAGCAATGCTGCCATGGCTCTGCCAAATAGAGGGGAGCAGATTTGAATATGAGATAAATATCTTGTTAAAGCTAAAGCCTTCAGGGTATTCGGTTAGGGAAATATTTATTGAAACCATTTATGAAAAGGGAAACAAAAGTTCTCATTTCAGGCCTCTAGTGGATTCTTACAGAGTTTATCTACCGTTTGTAAAATATACTGCATCTTCGCTTCTTGCTGCTTTATTGGATTTTGGATTATTGCTTCTTTTTAAAAGCCTTTTCGGTCAACTTTGGTTAGCGGTTTTACTTTCAAGAGGAATGAGCTCGGTATTTAATTATAGCTGCAACAAAAATTTTGTTTTTGATGGTAAGCATAAGAGTAGTGAATCAGCACCAAAATATTTTATATTGGTATTTGTAAATATGATACTAAATTACATTTTGTTGAGTACAATTCTATTCTCTGGGGTGTCATTAGCCTTTGCAAAAATTGTTACCGAGATGATATTGTTTTCATTTAGTTATGTAATGCAGAAAAAAGTAGTGTTTGCACACTAA
- a CDS encoding zinc-ribbon domain-containing protein, with product MADKVLTCKDCGAEFVFNESEQAFYKEKGFDNEPQRCPDCRKARKQQRNNNNNRGGGRGGFGGGNRW from the coding sequence ATGGCAGATAAAGTTTTAACTTGTAAGGATTGTGGAGCAGAATTTGTTTTTAATGAAAGTGAACAAGCTTTCTACAAAGAAAAGGGATTCGATAATGAACCACAAAGATGCCCTGATTGTAGAAAAGCAAGGAAGCAACAGAGAAACAACAATAATAATAGAGGCGGCGGAAGAGGCGGCTTCGGTGGCGGTAACAGATGGTAA
- a CDS encoding class I SAM-dependent methyltransferase translates to MRNFSKEMAQKILMNKIDTKSLALQYPEFKDMVIKDFSQIKEGSSFDEVRLRIDKYKAKASFAVKRIHESGFNEMTVNSFLPDIIKARIALDTLEQLNLSAQAGKSYGKVRFNLWDGWILQKVLFKKGFERKPVSLLLFKLVWPFITNKKILLPMVNKKGIYCFYSKKLLKELANLIGDLKCIEIGAGDGTLTRFLKAYGVSCLATDDYSWNNYIQYPDYVEKIDAKEALNKYKPDVVICSWAPPGNAFEKTVFKTESVKLYIAIGTKNHALTGNYEAYQNQDTFDMELSQQLSSLVLPQSKDNAVYIFKRKVTL, encoded by the coding sequence ATGAGAAATTTTAGTAAAGAAATGGCTCAAAAAATACTCATGAACAAGATTGATACAAAATCGTTGGCTCTTCAGTATCCTGAGTTTAAGGATATGGTTATAAAAGACTTTTCCCAAATAAAAGAAGGAAGCAGTTTTGATGAAGTCAGGTTGCGTATAGATAAATACAAGGCTAAGGCCAGTTTTGCGGTGAAAAGGATACACGAAAGCGGTTTTAATGAGATGACTGTGAATTCTTTTCTTCCAGATATAATAAAAGCCCGCATTGCACTTGATACCTTGGAACAGCTAAATTTATCAGCCCAGGCAGGAAAGTCTTATGGAAAGGTAAGATTTAATCTATGGGATGGTTGGATTCTTCAAAAGGTTTTATTTAAGAAAGGTTTTGAAAGAAAACCTGTATCTTTGTTATTGTTTAAACTCGTCTGGCCTTTTATTACAAATAAAAAGATACTTTTGCCCATGGTAAATAAAAAGGGAATTTACTGCTTTTACTCAAAAAAGCTTTTAAAGGAACTAGCAAATTTAATTGGTGATTTAAAATGCATTGAAATAGGTGCCGGGGACGGCACTTTGACACGCTTTCTAAAAGCTTATGGGGTTTCTTGCTTGGCAACAGATGATTATAGTTGGAATAACTACATTCAATACCCGGATTATGTTGAAAAAATAGATGCAAAGGAAGCACTTAATAAGTATAAACCAGATGTAGTAATTTGTTCGTGGGCTCCGCCGGGTAATGCCTTTGAGAAAACCGTTTTTAAAACTGAATCTGTAAAGCTTTATATAGCTATTGGGACAAAAAATCATGCCTTGACGGGCAATTACGAGGCGTATCAAAATCAGGATACGTTCGATATGGAATTAAGTCAGCAATTATCATCTCTTGTGCTTCCACAGTCAAAGGATAATGCAGTTTATATCTTTAAAAGGAAAGTTACTTTGTAA